Proteins co-encoded in one Paraburkholderia edwinii genomic window:
- a CDS encoding UvrD-helicase domain-containing protein, whose product MPDLLANLNPEQLAAVTLPNEPALILAGAGSGKTRVLITRIAWLIQHGYASPPTVLAVTFTNKAAREMMARLSALLPIDTRGMWIGTFHGLCNRMLRAHYRDAGLPQTFQILDTADQLSAIKRLMKGLNVDDEKYPAKNLQYFINNAKEQGLRPKDVDATDNFNRKFVELYEAYEQQCQREGVVDFPELLLRCYELLAHNAPLRAHYQARFRQILVDEFQDTNKLQYAWLKMLAGEQNAIFAVGDDDQSIYAFRGANVGNMRDFEHEFKVRNLIKLEQNYRSHGHILDAANQLIAHNARRLGKNLRTDAGHGEPVRVYEAATDTQEASWIVEEIRALINTGLSRGEIAVLYRSNAQSRAIEHTLVNVGIPYRVYGGLRFFERQEVKHALAYLRLIDNPNDDTAFARVVNFPVRGIGARSIEQLADAARLYNCSLAAAIPYVAGKAGSSLGAFATLIAKMRAETQQMSLPETVEHVVRGSGLADFYQNEREGQDRLENLQELVNAAAAFVSEEGYGLDTPARSIPLRPGATAAPEIAVETDDPGSVVLDPANLADPAQNPDTMTPLAGFLSHASLEAGDNQAQAGQDAVQLMTVHSAKGLEFTAVFITGLEEGLFPHENSAMETDGLEEERRLMYVAITRAKERLYLSFAQSRMLHGQTRYNIRSRFFDELPQETLKWLTPKVEAGSRWGGRSDNAGWGRDWFGRSNREGSSYESYDGGASAAPLPAFANEQRAAETGFRVGQQVFHTKFGEGTITALEGGGTDGKAQVRFKRHGEKWLALAVAKLQAVE is encoded by the coding sequence ATGCCCGATCTGCTCGCCAACCTGAATCCTGAACAACTTGCCGCCGTGACGTTGCCGAACGAACCGGCGCTTATTCTGGCGGGCGCCGGCAGCGGCAAAACCCGCGTGCTGATCACGCGCATCGCCTGGCTGATCCAGCACGGTTACGCGTCGCCGCCCACGGTGCTGGCGGTCACCTTCACGAACAAGGCCGCGCGCGAGATGATGGCGCGCCTTTCCGCGCTGCTGCCGATCGATACGCGCGGCATGTGGATCGGCACGTTCCACGGCCTGTGCAACCGGATGCTGCGCGCGCACTATCGCGACGCGGGCCTGCCGCAGACGTTCCAGATTCTCGACACGGCTGACCAGCTCTCGGCGATCAAGCGGCTCATGAAGGGCCTCAACGTCGACGACGAAAAATATCCGGCGAAGAACCTGCAGTACTTCATCAATAACGCGAAGGAGCAGGGGCTGCGACCGAAAGACGTCGATGCCACCGACAACTTCAACCGCAAGTTCGTCGAGCTCTACGAGGCGTACGAGCAGCAATGCCAGCGCGAAGGCGTCGTCGATTTTCCGGAGCTGCTGTTGCGCTGCTACGAGCTGCTTGCGCACAATGCGCCGCTGCGCGCGCATTACCAGGCGCGCTTCCGGCAAATTCTCGTCGACGAGTTCCAGGACACGAACAAGCTGCAATACGCGTGGCTCAAGATGCTCGCGGGCGAGCAGAACGCGATCTTTGCGGTCGGCGACGACGACCAGTCGATCTATGCCTTCCGCGGTGCGAACGTCGGCAACATGCGCGACTTCGAACACGAGTTCAAGGTCCGCAATCTGATCAAGCTCGAGCAGAACTACCGCTCGCACGGCCATATTCTCGATGCGGCGAACCAGCTGATCGCGCACAACGCGCGGCGCCTCGGCAAGAACCTGCGCACGGATGCGGGGCACGGCGAACCGGTGCGCGTCTATGAGGCGGCCACCGATACGCAGGAAGCAAGCTGGATCGTCGAGGAGATTCGCGCGCTGATCAACACGGGTTTGTCGCGCGGCGAAATCGCGGTGCTGTATCGAAGCAATGCGCAGTCGCGCGCGATCGAGCACACGCTCGTCAATGTCGGCATTCCGTATCGCGTGTATGGCGGGCTGCGCTTTTTCGAGCGCCAGGAAGTGAAGCACGCGCTCGCGTATCTGCGCCTGATCGACAATCCGAACGACGATACGGCATTTGCGCGCGTTGTGAACTTTCCGGTGCGCGGCATCGGCGCGCGTTCGATCGAACAGCTGGCGGACGCGGCGCGTCTTTACAACTGCTCGCTCGCGGCGGCGATTCCGTACGTGGCCGGCAAGGCAGGCTCGAGCCTCGGCGCCTTTGCGACCCTGATCGCGAAGATGCGCGCGGAAACGCAGCAGATGAGCTTGCCGGAGACGGTCGAGCACGTCGTGCGCGGCAGCGGTCTCGCCGATTTCTATCAGAACGAGCGCGAAGGGCAGGACCGGCTCGAGAACCTGCAGGAACTCGTCAATGCCGCGGCTGCGTTCGTCAGCGAAGAGGGCTACGGGCTCGATACGCCCGCGCGCTCGATTCCGCTGCGCCCGGGCGCCACCGCCGCGCCCGAAATCGCAGTCGAAACGGACGACCCGGGCAGCGTCGTGCTCGATCCGGCGAACCTCGCGGACCCCGCGCAGAATCCCGACACGATGACGCCGCTCGCGGGCTTCCTGTCGCACGCGTCGCTCGAAGCCGGCGACAACCAGGCGCAAGCGGGCCAGGACGCCGTGCAGCTGATGACCGTGCACTCGGCGAAGGGCCTTGAATTCACGGCGGTGTTTATCACGGGTCTCGAAGAGGGCCTGTTCCCGCACGAGAACAGCGCAATGGAAACGGACGGGCTCGAGGAAGAGCGGCGTCTGATGTACGTGGCGATCACGCGTGCGAAGGAACGGCTCTATCTTTCCTTCGCACAGAGCCGGATGCTGCACGGCCAGACGCGCTATAACATCCGTTCCCGGTTTTTCGACGAACTTCCGCAAGAAACGCTAAAGTGGCTCACGCCGAAAGTCGAGGCCGGTTCGCGCTGGGGTGGCCGTTCGGATAACGCGGGCTGGGGCCGCGACTGGTTCGGGCGCTCCAATCGCGAAGGCAGTAGCTACGAGAGTTACGACGGCGGCGCGTCCGCGGCTCCGCTACCGGCATTCGCGAACGAGCAGCGCGCGGCTGAAACGGGCTTTCGCGTCGGGCAGCAGGTGTTCCATACGAAGTTCGGCGAAGGCACGATCACTGCGCTCGAAGGCGGCGGCACGGACGGCAAGGCACAGGTCAGATTCAAGCGGCACGGCGAGAAGTGGCTGGCGCTCGCGGTCGCGAAATTACAGGCGGTGGAATGA
- a CDS encoding propionate--CoA ligase — protein sequence MTRYREFHRRSIEAPDEFWRDEAARIHWHTPFETVLDRSNPPFARWFTGGQTNLCHNAVDRHLADRPQQQALIYISTETGIERRYTYAELYAEVNRMAAVMRSLGVARGDRVLIYLPMIPEAVFAMLACARLGAIHSVVFGGFAAPNLAARIDDAKPMLIVTADAGARGGKVIDYAPLIDEALSRAAHKTPHVLMIDRQLAPEKFSAPYLLDYEPLREQFFDAHVPCEWLESNEPSYVLYTSGTTGRPKGVQRDVGGYAVALAASMEYIFEGRAGDTMFTASDIGWVVGHSYIIYAPLIAGLTTVMYEGTPIRPDGGIWWRLVEQYKINLMFTAPTALRVLKKQDPALMKAADLSSLRTLFLAGEPLDEPTAAWVAQSLGKPVVDNYWQTETGWPILAIQRGVEALTPKLGSPGVPVYGYNVTLRDEVTGEPCAPGEKGVITLAYPLPPGCMSTVWGDDARFVDTYWSSVPNQTVYSTFDWGVQDETGYVTILGRTDDVINVAGHRLGTREIEEALSGHNAVAEVAVVGVNDPVKGQAALAFTVLRDADRYASDEARAKLEAELTATVDRQLGSIARPARVHIVAMLPKTRSGKLLRRAIAALAEGRDPGDLPTIEDPAALQQIRDALQASASAPR from the coding sequence ATGACCCGCTACCGCGAATTCCACCGCCGTTCGATCGAAGCGCCCGACGAGTTCTGGCGCGACGAAGCCGCGCGCATCCATTGGCATACCCCGTTCGAAACCGTGCTCGACCGCTCGAACCCGCCGTTTGCGCGCTGGTTCACCGGAGGCCAGACCAATCTGTGCCATAACGCGGTCGACCGCCATCTCGCCGATCGTCCGCAACAGCAGGCGCTTATCTATATCTCGACGGAAACCGGCATCGAGCGCCGCTATACGTATGCGGAGCTATATGCGGAAGTGAACCGCATGGCTGCGGTCATGCGCTCGCTGGGCGTCGCGCGCGGCGACCGCGTGCTGATCTATCTGCCGATGATTCCCGAAGCCGTGTTCGCGATGCTGGCATGCGCGCGGCTCGGTGCGATTCATTCAGTCGTGTTCGGCGGCTTCGCGGCGCCGAATCTTGCCGCGCGCATCGACGATGCGAAGCCCATGCTGATTGTCACCGCCGATGCGGGCGCGCGCGGCGGCAAGGTGATCGACTACGCGCCGTTGATCGACGAAGCGCTGTCGCGCGCTGCGCACAAGACGCCGCACGTGCTGATGATCGACCGCCAGCTCGCGCCGGAAAAATTCAGCGCGCCCTATCTGCTCGACTACGAGCCGCTGCGCGAGCAGTTCTTCGACGCGCACGTGCCGTGCGAATGGCTCGAGTCGAACGAGCCGTCGTATGTGTTGTACACGTCGGGCACGACCGGGCGTCCGAAAGGCGTGCAGCGCGATGTCGGCGGTTATGCGGTCGCGCTTGCGGCATCGATGGAATACATCTTCGAAGGCCGCGCCGGCGACACGATGTTCACCGCCTCCGATATCGGCTGGGTGGTCGGGCACAGCTACATCATCTATGCGCCGCTGATCGCGGGTTTGACGACCGTCATGTACGAAGGCACGCCGATCCGTCCGGACGGCGGCATCTGGTGGCGGCTTGTCGAGCAGTACAAAATCAACCTGATGTTCACCGCGCCGACTGCGTTGCGCGTGCTCAAGAAGCAGGATCCGGCATTGATGAAAGCCGCCGACCTGTCGAGCCTGCGCACGCTCTTTCTCGCGGGCGAGCCGCTCGACGAGCCGACTGCCGCGTGGGTCGCGCAATCGCTCGGCAAGCCCGTCGTCGACAACTACTGGCAGACGGAAACCGGCTGGCCGATTCTTGCGATCCAGCGCGGCGTCGAAGCGCTCACGCCGAAGCTCGGCTCGCCCGGCGTGCCCGTGTACGGCTATAACGTGACGCTGCGCGACGAGGTGACGGGCGAGCCCTGCGCGCCCGGCGAAAAAGGCGTGATCACGCTTGCGTATCCGCTGCCGCCCGGCTGCATGTCGACCGTATGGGGCGACGACGCGCGCTTTGTCGACACCTACTGGTCGAGCGTGCCGAACCAGACGGTCTACTCGACTTTCGACTGGGGCGTACAGGACGAAACCGGCTATGTGACGATCCTCGGCCGCACCGACGACGTGATCAATGTCGCCGGCCATCGCCTCGGCACGCGCGAGATCGAAGAAGCGCTGTCGGGCCACAACGCGGTGGCGGAGGTCGCCGTGGTCGGTGTGAACGATCCGGTGAAGGGACAGGCCGCGCTCGCATTCACCGTGCTGCGCGACGCGGACCGCTACGCGTCGGACGAAGCGCGCGCGAAGCTCGAAGCGGAACTCACAGCAACGGTCGACCGGCAGTTGGGATCGATTGCGCGCCCGGCACGCGTGCATATCGTTGCGATGCTGCCGAAGACGCGCTCGGGCAAGCTGTTGCGCCGCGCGATCGCGGCGCTTGCCGAAGGCCGCGACCCAGGCGATTTGCCGACCATCGAAGATCCGGCCGCGCTGCAGCAGATTCGCGATGCGCTGCAGGCTTCGGCCTCGGCGCCGCGATAG
- a CDS encoding MFS transporter — translation METSLDKRALAGAQAGGASTPAAASTAKVPQTVYSILGAISFSHLMNDMIQSLILAIYPMLKSNFALSFGQIGLITLTYQITASLLQPLIGIYTDKHPKPYSLPVGMGFTLAGLLLMSVAPSFGILLVAAALVGCGSSVFHPESSRVARMASGGRHGLAQSLFQVGGNAGTSLGPLLAALIVIPHGQRSIAWFSVAALIGIVVLAQVSRWYKQHPSTKKARAGVAHATLSRGKIAFAMSVLVLLVFSKYFYLASINSYFTFYLIDKFHLPVQAAQIHLFVFLAAVAAGTVIGGPIGDRIGRKYVIWVSILGVAPFTLLLPYANLFWTGVLTVVIGIVLASAFSAILVYAQELIPGKVGMVAGLFFGFAFGLGGVGAAVLGELADATSIDYVYKVCSFLPLIGILTVFLPNIEGKHAKG, via the coding sequence ATGGAAACGAGCCTCGACAAACGCGCCCTCGCCGGCGCCCAGGCTGGCGGCGCATCCACTCCCGCCGCGGCGAGTACCGCAAAGGTGCCGCAAACCGTCTATTCGATCCTCGGCGCGATCAGCTTCTCGCATCTGATGAACGACATGATCCAGTCGTTGATCCTCGCGATCTATCCGATGCTGAAGTCAAACTTCGCGTTGTCTTTCGGACAGATCGGCCTTATCACGCTGACCTATCAGATCACCGCTTCGCTGCTGCAGCCGCTTATCGGCATCTATACGGACAAGCATCCGAAGCCGTACTCGCTGCCGGTCGGCATGGGTTTCACGCTGGCCGGTCTGCTGCTGATGTCGGTGGCGCCGAGCTTCGGCATCCTGCTGGTCGCGGCGGCGCTGGTCGGCTGCGGGTCGTCGGTGTTTCACCCGGAGTCGTCGCGGGTCGCGCGCATGGCGTCGGGCGGCCGTCATGGCCTCGCGCAGTCGCTGTTTCAGGTGGGCGGCAATGCGGGCACCTCGCTCGGGCCGCTGCTCGCGGCACTGATCGTGATTCCGCATGGCCAGCGCAGCATCGCGTGGTTTTCGGTCGCGGCGCTGATCGGCATCGTCGTGCTCGCGCAGGTGAGCCGTTGGTACAAGCAGCATCCGTCGACGAAGAAAGCGCGCGCGGGCGTCGCGCACGCCACGCTGTCGCGCGGCAAGATCGCGTTCGCGATGAGCGTGCTCGTGCTGCTGGTGTTCTCGAAGTACTTCTATCTCGCGAGCATCAACAGCTACTTCACGTTCTATCTGATCGACAAGTTCCACCTGCCCGTGCAGGCGGCGCAGATCCATCTGTTCGTGTTCCTCGCGGCGGTCGCGGCGGGGACGGTGATCGGCGGACCGATCGGCGACCGGATCGGCCGCAAGTATGTGATCTGGGTGTCGATTCTCGGCGTGGCGCCGTTCACGCTGCTGCTGCCGTACGCGAACCTGTTCTGGACCGGCGTGCTGACGGTGGTGATCGGCATCGTGCTCGCCTCCGCGTTCTCGGCGATTCTCGTCTACGCGCAGGAGCTGATTCCGGGCAAGGTCGGCATGGTCGCGGGGCTCTTCTTCGGCTTCGCGTTCGGCCTCGGCGGCGTCGGCGCGGCAGTGCTCGGCGAGCTTGCGGACGCCACGAGCATCGATTACGTGTACAAGGTCTGCTCGTTCCTGCCGCTGATCGGCATTCTCACGGTGTTCCTGCCGAATATCGAAGGGAAGCACGCGAAGGGTTAA
- a CDS encoding methyl-accepting chemotaxis protein, translating to MKTVAQGNPRAGLSVKATLRLAFAVLLVGTLAIGLFALTQISRLNGSTQSIYEQGYIANRAAEEARGEMLRASRAQKMLLTASTAKEREELGTDIDKGLAALNAELNTLGQYASTPDAVAQQKKFATAVAAWSTHLRDFVKLVQAQPLDLSQMNWQVGMQDVSLLVETGKLEKLVDGLVAQQGTAAKATIGASTFIFRSSFVMIAAATVALIVLAFVISEWVVRRLARQLGGEPVYAKEIASRIAAGDLSNAIALGKRDTSSMLSALSDMQSGLSTTVADIAASAEAIASASSEISTGNLDLSQRTEQQAMALERTASSMEQLTSTVRQNADNAKQARTLADNASSIAEQGGNVVGRVVATMNEINDSAKSIGDIIGVIEGIAFQTNILALNAAVEAARAGEEGRGFSVVAGEVRNLAQRSASAAKEIKGLIGASVERASNGSQLAQDAGQTMDEVVKAVKRVTDIMGEISAASAEQSSGIEEINLAVSQMDAGTQQNAALVEQATAAAQSLDDQARALKQMVGRFRLQ from the coding sequence ATGAAAACAGTTGCGCAGGGGAATCCGCGCGCCGGTTTATCGGTAAAGGCGACGCTGCGGCTCGCATTTGCCGTGCTGCTGGTCGGCACACTCGCCATCGGCCTATTTGCGCTGACACAGATCAGCCGCCTGAACGGCTCGACGCAATCGATCTACGAGCAGGGCTATATCGCGAACCGCGCGGCCGAGGAAGCACGTGGCGAAATGCTGCGCGCAAGCCGCGCGCAGAAGATGCTGCTCACGGCAAGCACCGCGAAAGAGCGCGAAGAACTCGGCACCGATATCGACAAGGGGCTCGCCGCGCTGAACGCGGAGTTGAACACGCTCGGCCAGTATGCGAGCACGCCCGACGCAGTCGCCCAGCAGAAGAAATTTGCCACGGCGGTTGCCGCGTGGAGCACTCACCTGCGCGACTTCGTCAAGCTCGTGCAGGCGCAACCGCTCGATCTGTCGCAGATGAACTGGCAGGTCGGCATGCAGGATGTGTCGCTGCTCGTCGAAACAGGCAAGCTCGAAAAACTCGTCGACGGACTCGTCGCGCAGCAGGGCACCGCCGCGAAGGCGACGATCGGCGCATCCACATTTATCTTCCGCTCGTCGTTCGTGATGATCGCGGCCGCCACGGTTGCGCTGATCGTGCTCGCGTTCGTCATCAGCGAGTGGGTCGTGCGGCGCCTTGCGCGGCAACTCGGCGGCGAGCCCGTCTACGCGAAGGAAATCGCGTCGCGCATTGCCGCCGGCGATCTGTCGAATGCGATTGCGCTCGGGAAGCGCGACACGTCGAGCATGCTGTCCGCGCTGTCCGATATGCAAAGCGGCCTGTCGACGACAGTCGCCGATATCGCCGCGAGTGCCGAGGCGATCGCATCCGCCTCGAGCGAGATATCGACGGGCAATCTCGATCTTTCGCAGCGCACCGAGCAGCAAGCGATGGCGCTCGAGCGCACCGCGAGCAGCATGGAGCAGCTCACGTCGACGGTGCGGCAGAACGCCGATAACGCGAAGCAGGCGCGCACGCTCGCCGACAACGCATCGTCGATTGCGGAGCAGGGCGGCAACGTGGTCGGCCGCGTGGTCGCGACGATGAACGAGATCAACGACAGCGCCAAGAGTATCGGCGACATCATCGGCGTGATCGAGGGCATCGCGTTTCAGACCAATATCCTCGCGCTGAATGCCGCGGTCGAAGCGGCGCGCGCCGGCGAGGAAGGCCGCGGCTTCTCGGTCGTCGCGGGCGAGGTGCGCAATCTCGCGCAGCGCAGCGCGTCCGCCGCGAAGGAGATCAAGGGCTTGATCGGCGCGTCGGTCGAGCGCGCGAGCAACGGCTCGCAACTCGCGCAGGACGCGGGGCAGACGATGGACGAAGTCGTCAAGGCCGTGAAGCGCGTCACCGACATCATGGGCGAGATTTCCGCCGCATCGGCCGAGCAGAGCTCGGGTATCGAAGAGATCAATCTCGCGGTCTCGCAGATGGATGCGGGCACGCAGCAGAACGCGGCGCTCGTCGAACAGGCGACCGCCGCCGCGCAGTCGCTCGACGATCAGGCGCGCGCGTTGAAGCAGATGGTGGGCAGGTTCCGGCTGCAGTAG
- a CDS encoding 5'-methylthioadenosine/adenosylhomocysteine nucleosidase, with amino-acid sequence MAALPDELGDLVAAMRAEGEVRTVTHGQRDYHVGTVHGAPCVVTLARVGKVAAAATVSALIHAFDVAAVVFTGVAGGVGREVQIGDIVVAHTLMQHDLDASPLFPRFEVPLLGIARFAADASLAEALAAACENFIAQEGGALAERFGTARPRVHRGLVISGDQFIASSAAVNALRAALPDALAVEMEGAAIAQVCYEYGVPCAIVRTISDTADVHAPASFSTFLVEIAGTYSSGILRRFLQGRG; translated from the coding sequence ATGGCGGCGTTGCCCGACGAACTCGGCGATCTGGTGGCCGCGATGCGTGCCGAAGGTGAGGTGCGCACGGTGACGCACGGGCAGCGCGACTATCACGTCGGCACCGTGCACGGCGCGCCGTGTGTCGTGACGCTGGCGCGCGTCGGCAAGGTCGCGGCGGCGGCAACGGTCAGCGCGCTGATTCATGCGTTCGATGTCGCGGCGGTCGTGTTCACGGGCGTGGCCGGCGGTGTGGGGCGCGAGGTGCAGATCGGCGATATCGTCGTTGCGCACACGCTGATGCAGCACGATCTTGATGCGTCGCCGCTGTTTCCGCGCTTCGAAGTGCCGTTGCTCGGCATCGCGCGCTTTGCCGCCGATGCGTCGCTTGCCGAAGCGCTCGCCGCCGCATGCGAAAACTTCATTGCGCAGGAGGGCGGGGCGCTCGCCGAACGCTTTGGTACCGCGCGGCCGAGAGTGCACCGCGGTCTCGTGATCAGCGGCGACCAGTTCATCGCGAGTTCGGCGGCGGTCAACGCGTTGCGCGCGGCGTTGCCCGATGCGCTCGCGGTCGAAATGGAAGGCGCGGCGATCGCGCAGGTCTGCTACGAGTACGGCGTGCCGTGCGCGATCGTGCGCACGATTTCCGATACCGCGGACGTGCACGCGCCGGCGTCGTTCTCGACCTTTCTCGTCGAGATCGCCGGCACGTATTCGAGCGGGATTCTGCGGCGGTTCTTGCAGGGACGCGGATAA
- the gluQRS gene encoding tRNA glutamyl-Q(34) synthetase GluQRS, which translates to MTYRGRFAPSPTGPLHFGSLVSALASWLDARAHNGRWLVRIDDIDGPRTVPGAAEDILQTLERFGMCADEPPVWQSRRTAHYERAFAQLQATSGLVYPCGCTRKEIADSLVRAHARHATLAYPGTCRDGLHGKAPRAWRLRVPDSATAGASVDPAIIRFDDRWQGPQSQNLATEVGDFVLYRADGQWAYQLAVVVDDADAGITHIVRGADLLDSTARQIYLQRCLAVPTPSYLHVPVVVNEEGEKLSKQTGAQALDASRPLDALRTAARHLGLDLGRPDALITSLDAFYAAATPAWAQRIEALKRP; encoded by the coding sequence ATGACCTACCGCGGACGCTTCGCCCCCTCTCCTACCGGGCCGCTGCATTTCGGCTCGCTCGTCAGCGCGCTTGCCAGTTGGCTCGATGCGCGCGCACATAACGGCCGCTGGCTCGTGCGCATCGACGATATCGACGGGCCGCGCACCGTCCCGGGCGCAGCTGAAGACATCCTGCAGACGCTCGAACGTTTCGGCATGTGTGCCGATGAACCGCCGGTCTGGCAAAGCCGCCGGACAGCGCACTACGAGCGCGCGTTCGCGCAGCTGCAGGCCACCTCCGGCCTCGTCTACCCGTGCGGCTGCACACGAAAGGAAATTGCCGATTCGCTCGTGCGCGCGCATGCGCGGCACGCGACGCTCGCGTATCCGGGCACCTGTCGCGACGGCCTGCACGGCAAGGCGCCGCGCGCATGGCGGTTGCGTGTGCCGGACAGCGCAACGGCCGGCGCTTCGGTTGATCCCGCCATCATCCGCTTCGACGACCGCTGGCAAGGCCCGCAAAGCCAGAACCTCGCGACCGAAGTCGGCGACTTCGTGCTGTATCGCGCGGACGGCCAGTGGGCGTATCAACTGGCAGTCGTCGTCGACGATGCCGATGCCGGTATCACGCACATCGTGCGCGGCGCGGATCTGCTCGATTCGACTGCGCGGCAGATTTATCTGCAGCGGTGTCTCGCCGTGCCGACACCGTCGTATCTGCATGTGCCCGTCGTCGTCAACGAGGAAGGCGAGAAGCTCAGCAAGCAGACCGGTGCGCAAGCGCTCGATGCGAGCCGGCCGCTCGATGCGTTGCGTACGGCCGCGCGCCATCTGGGGCTGGATCTCGGGAGGCCCGACGCGCTAATCACTTCGCTCGACGCGTTCTACGCGGCTGCAACGCCCGCCTGGGCGCAGCGCATCGAAGCGCTGAAAAGACCCTGA
- a CDS encoding sulfurtransferase, which produces MSILNLSAYQFVTLDAIAAWRPLVTERCNALGLRGTILLAPEGINLFVAGPHDNVRAFIDYIRHDPLFEGKFASLQFKESVSDTQPFRRMLVKLKREIITMKKPAIQPELGRAPSVDARTLKGWLDRGHDDAGRPVVMLDTRNAFEVDVGTFDKALDYRITKFSEFPDVIEQNRADLEGKTIVSFCTGGIRCEKAAIHMKDVGIDHVYQLEGGILKYFEEVGGAHYHGECFVFDYRTALDPNLTPTTTVQCFGCRAVVTPEGQQSPFYVAGETCAACHPQRDGARAA; this is translated from the coding sequence ATGAGTATTCTCAATCTTTCCGCCTACCAGTTCGTGACGCTCGATGCGATCGCGGCGTGGCGTCCGCTCGTCACCGAACGCTGCAACGCGCTCGGCTTGCGCGGCACGATCCTGCTCGCGCCGGAGGGCATCAATCTGTTTGTCGCGGGCCCGCACGACAACGTGCGCGCGTTTATCGACTACATCCGCCACGATCCGCTCTTCGAAGGCAAGTTCGCGAGCCTGCAGTTCAAGGAAAGCGTGTCGGACACGCAGCCGTTTCGCCGCATGCTCGTCAAGCTCAAGCGCGAAATCATCACGATGAAAAAGCCGGCGATCCAGCCCGAGCTCGGCCGCGCGCCGTCGGTCGATGCGCGCACGCTGAAAGGCTGGCTCGATCGCGGCCACGACGATGCGGGGCGCCCGGTCGTCATGCTCGATACGCGCAATGCATTCGAAGTCGATGTCGGCACGTTCGACAAAGCGCTCGACTATCGCATCACGAAGTTCAGCGAGTTTCCGGACGTGATCGAACAGAATCGCGCGGACCTCGAAGGCAAGACGATCGTATCGTTCTGCACGGGCGGGATTCGCTGCGAAAAGGCCGCCATCCATATGAAGGACGTCGGCATCGACCACGTGTATCAGCTGGAAGGCGGCATCCTGAAGTACTTCGAGGAAGTGGGCGGCGCGCATTACCACGGCGAGTGCTTTGTGTTCGATTACCGCACCGCGCTCGACCCGAATCTCACACCGACGACAACCGTGCAATGCTTCGGCTGCCGCGCGGTGGTCACGCCCGAAGGGCAGCAGTCGCCGTTCTACGTGGCGGGCGAAACCTGCGCTGCGTGTCATCCGCAGCGTGACGGCGCACGCGCGGCATGA